One window of the Deinococcus betulae genome contains the following:
- a CDS encoding V-type ATPase subunit — MNNPYGYINGRVRMMRTALVESRALDEAASTVNYQEFLRQISETPLREDLGDATAQGAGLGQLDEALSRNYLRSVAHLRSIATGQPAREIEALLLRYDLQNVKTLVRGVLTGRQADDIVAGLIPAGTIPWPVLQGAAQSADVPSLAQTLSVAGGKIGQILRAAVAGGASSLLDLEVALDQGYYRAVLAGVRGTNVRRYFTREIDIRNLLIARQLRGGAPNARYFIPGGRDVTESDFLRIAGGDNSVSAQDLQAVTEAVDLGTAEAIARRLLDEASRNVAMADALGPGVALDYLRRKEQEIARMRLIGRAKYYGLSKDELAKELEGA; from the coding sequence GTGAATAACCCCTACGGGTATATCAACGGCCGCGTGCGCATGATGCGCACCGCCCTGGTCGAGTCGCGGGCGCTGGATGAAGCCGCCAGCACCGTGAACTACCAGGAATTCCTGAGGCAGATCAGCGAGACGCCGCTGCGCGAGGACCTGGGCGACGCCACCGCCCAGGGCGCGGGCCTGGGTCAGCTGGACGAGGCCCTGAGCCGCAACTACCTGCGCTCGGTGGCGCACCTGCGCTCGATTGCCACCGGGCAACCCGCCCGTGAAATCGAAGCCCTGCTGCTGCGCTACGACCTGCAAAACGTCAAGACGCTGGTGCGCGGCGTGCTGACGGGCCGCCAGGCCGACGACATCGTCGCCGGTCTGATTCCCGCCGGCACCATCCCCTGGCCGGTGCTGCAAGGCGCGGCCCAGAGCGCGGATGTGCCCAGCCTGGCCCAGACGCTGTCGGTGGCCGGGGGCAAGATCGGCCAGATTCTGCGCGCCGCTGTGGCGGGCGGGGCCAGCAGCCTGCTAGACCTCGAAGTGGCCCTGGACCAGGGCTATTACCGCGCGGTGCTGGCGGGCGTACGCGGCACCAACGTGCGGCGCTACTTTACCCGCGAGATCGACATTCGCAACCTGCTGATCGCGCGCCAGCTGCGCGGCGGCGCCCCGAATGCCCGGTACTTCATTCCGGGCGGGCGGGACGTCACCGAGAGCGACTTCCTGCGTATTGCCGGTGGGGACAACAGCGTGTCGGCCCAGGATCTGCAGGCTGTGACCGAGGCCGTGGACCTGGGGACAGCCGAAGCCATTGCCCGGCGTCTGCTGGACGAAGCCAGCCGCAACGTGGCGATGGCTGACGCGCTGGGCCCCGGCGTGGCGCTGGACTACCTGCGCCGCAAGGAGCAGGAGATTGCCCGCATGCGCCTGATCGGCCGCGCCAAGTACTACGGCCTGAGCAAGGACGAGCTGGCAAAGGAGCTGGAAGGTGCGTAA
- a CDS encoding V-type ATP synthase subunit E, translated as MSLGDILETEIQGEIARIRADGQARADQIVAQAQERARTMVDSRQRALQSDYAAGLTRARSAADLDANAQRLSAGDTLQVQAFQAAEQTLQEVTTVAEYPQILARLIDEGLQALPSAQVVEAASAEHAAVHQALAQLGRSLDVRVNEQVKTGVRLVGEGGKTSVQNTLLGRLNAGRADLSAQVSRLLAEQ; from the coding sequence ATGAGCCTAGGTGACATTCTCGAAACCGAAATTCAGGGCGAAATCGCGCGCATTCGCGCCGATGGGCAGGCCCGTGCGGACCAGATCGTAGCCCAGGCGCAGGAACGCGCCCGCACCATGGTCGACAGCCGCCAGCGCGCCCTGCAAAGCGACTACGCTGCCGGTCTGACCCGCGCGCGCAGCGCGGCTGACCTGGATGCCAACGCCCAGCGCCTCTCGGCGGGCGATACCCTGCAGGTTCAGGCCTTCCAGGCCGCTGAACAGACCCTGCAAGAGGTCACGACCGTCGCTGAATATCCGCAGATTCTCGCTCGCCTGATTGACGAGGGCCTGCAGGCCCTGCCAAGCGCCCAGGTGGTTGAGGCCGCCAGCGCCGAGCACGCGGCCGTGCATCAGGCCCTGGCCCAGCTGGGCCGCTCGCTGGACGTGCGCGTCAACGAGCAGGTCAAGACGGGCGTGCGCCTGGTGGGCGAAGGCGGCAAGACCAGCGTGCAGAACACCCTCCTGGGTCGTCTGAACGCTGGCCGCGCCGACCTGAGCGCCCAGGTGTCCCGCCTGCTCGCCGAGCAGTAA
- a CDS encoding V-type ATP synthase subunit K, producing the protein MKNTAFAAAKYLPALTAMTLFGSAFAQEAAAGGDAGATAAGLKAIGAGLALGLGAVGTGLAQGPIGAAAAGVVAERPEKFGQMAIWFFIPETLVIFGFVGFFLLRG; encoded by the coding sequence ATGAAAAACACTGCTTTTGCCGCTGCCAAGTACCTGCCCGCCCTCACCGCCATGACCCTGTTCGGCTCTGCCTTCGCGCAGGAAGCTGCTGCGGGCGGCGACGCCGGCGCCACCGCTGCGGGCCTCAAGGCCATCGGCGCCGGTCTGGCCCTGGGCCTGGGCGCCGTGGGCACCGGTCTGGCGCAGGGCCCCATCGGCGCCGCCGCCGCTGGCGTCGTGGCCGAGCGCCCCGAGAAGTTCGGTCAGATGGCCATCTGGTTCTTCATCCCGGAAACCCTGGTGATCTTCGGCTTCGTCGGCTTCTTCCTGCTGCGCGGTTAA
- a CDS encoding V-type ATP synthase subunit I, which produces MINPMQQVVVAGRQSDSRAVMQALQQAGVLHIVPLEAQGFQSGPLSGQAAEERRDTERLLARAESTLGELDASRATRAALPAESEWSAVVEQAAGPAAALSEREAELRADLDTQRSYGEVVSALARAAGGLDRSARLSLLPLTVETAAELQAAQNALEAELPGRFALGTERVSDRLTAVVVAVLRTERDRARVALGKARLGELRLPGRFERLPLSEVAAAFEQVTRTAPQALEQVQAEKGALAKQHGPLLAAIRDALADRVGIDDARAQTARGKYGFVLQGYVPADRVADLQGVLAPFKNSATFELHPVDAHHGDGVPVQLKNSSYTENFEFMLNISDPPKYGTFDPSWIVAWFFPLFFGFIVADIGFGLVFLLAALWGLGKARRGESLPIGLLGITLDPATLKRVGVVLRTMSLWAIAWGVATGEFFGNVLEKLHVFFYDPALIQRVWGVQFSELTIEHLQEEGHLKGLIPIIFPRVQSDFSNTIMLLCIAVGVIFMLWSWGLKAQLTWKHKHMHHFWEAVGMLGGLVGLILLAYISKAGQNFGALGNFADPLVLVMLVGFVVFVVGLIASKTPLMLIELLSNGGNIISFTRLFAVGVAAAILANLATDVGWGLGGVLPIIGPLFGIVLGILVHTFLFVLTILGHVMQPIRLVWVEYLNPTGFYQETGVRYSPFAPAARK; this is translated from the coding sequence GTGATCAACCCCATGCAGCAGGTGGTGGTCGCCGGCCGTCAAAGTGACAGCCGCGCGGTCATGCAAGCCCTGCAACAAGCGGGCGTGCTGCATATCGTGCCCCTGGAAGCCCAGGGTTTTCAGAGTGGGCCCCTGTCGGGCCAGGCCGCCGAAGAGCGGCGTGACACCGAGCGTCTGCTCGCCCGCGCCGAAAGCACCCTGGGGGAACTGGACGCCTCGCGCGCAACCCGCGCCGCCCTGCCCGCTGAAAGCGAGTGGAGCGCCGTGGTCGAGCAGGCCGCCGGTCCTGCGGCGGCCCTGAGTGAGCGCGAAGCCGAGCTGCGCGCCGATCTGGACACCCAGCGCAGCTACGGCGAGGTCGTCTCTGCCCTGGCCCGCGCGGCGGGTGGCCTGGACCGCAGCGCGCGCCTGAGCCTGCTGCCCCTGACCGTGGAAACGGCCGCTGAATTGCAGGCGGCTCAGAACGCCCTGGAAGCCGAGCTTCCAGGGCGCTTTGCCCTGGGGACGGAGCGCGTCAGCGACCGCCTGACCGCTGTGGTGGTGGCGGTGCTGCGCACCGAGCGCGACCGCGCCCGCGTGGCGCTGGGCAAGGCCCGCCTGGGCGAACTGCGCCTGCCGGGCCGCTTCGAGCGCCTGCCGCTGTCCGAAGTGGCTGCGGCCTTTGAGCAGGTTACCCGCACCGCGCCCCAGGCGCTGGAGCAGGTCCAGGCCGAGAAGGGTGCCCTGGCCAAGCAACACGGCCCGCTGCTGGCGGCCATCCGTGACGCTCTGGCCGACCGCGTGGGCATCGATGACGCCCGCGCCCAGACGGCACGTGGCAAGTACGGCTTCGTGCTGCAGGGCTACGTCCCGGCAGACCGCGTGGCCGACCTGCAGGGCGTCCTCGCACCTTTCAAGAACAGCGCGACCTTCGAGCTGCATCCTGTGGACGCCCACCACGGCGACGGGGTGCCGGTGCAGCTGAAAAACAGCAGCTACACCGAGAACTTTGAGTTCATGCTGAACATCTCGGACCCGCCCAAGTACGGCACCTTCGATCCTTCGTGGATCGTGGCGTGGTTCTTCCCCCTGTTCTTCGGCTTTATCGTCGCGGACATCGGCTTTGGTCTGGTCTTCTTGCTGGCGGCCCTCTGGGGCCTGGGCAAGGCGCGCCGCGGCGAGAGCCTGCCGATTGGCCTGCTGGGCATCACCCTGGACCCCGCGACCCTCAAGCGCGTGGGCGTGGTGCTGCGCACCATGTCGCTCTGGGCGATTGCCTGGGGCGTGGCCACCGGCGAATTCTTCGGCAACGTGCTGGAAAAGTTGCATGTCTTCTTCTACGATCCGGCCCTGATTCAGCGGGTCTGGGGCGTGCAGTTCAGCGAACTGACCATTGAACACCTGCAGGAAGAAGGCCACCTCAAGGGCCTGATTCCCATCATCTTCCCGCGTGTGCAGTCGGACTTCTCGAACACCATCATGCTGCTGTGCATCGCCGTGGGCGTGATTTTCATGCTGTGGAGCTGGGGCCTCAAGGCGCAGCTGACCTGGAAGCACAAGCACATGCACCACTTCTGGGAAGCGGTGGGCATGCTGGGCGGCCTGGTGGGGCTGATTCTGCTGGCCTACATCTCTAAGGCGGGCCAGAACTTCGGCGCGCTGGGCAACTTCGCTGATCCCCTCGTGCTGGTCATGCTGGTCGGCTTCGTGGTCTTCGTCGTGGGCCTGATTGCCAGCAAGACGCCGCTGATGCTCATCGAGCTGCTGTCCAACGGCGGCAACATCATCTCCTTTACCCGTTTGTTCGCGGTGGGTGTGGCGGCCGCCATTCTGGCCAACCTCGCCACCGATGTCGGCTGGGGTCTGGGCGGCGTGCTGCCGATCATTGGGCCGCTATTTGGCATCGTGCTGGGCATCCTGGTGCATACCTTCCTGTTCGTCCTGACCATCCTGGGCCACGTCATGCAGCCCATCCGTCTGGTCTGGGTCGAGTATCTCAATCCCACCGGCTTCTACCAGGAAACCGGCGTCCGCTACTCGCCTTTCGCCCCCGCTGCCCGTAAATAA
- a CDS encoding V-type ATPase subunit subunit G family protein, with the protein MDVSSRVLSELASREAALDAQIEAARTQAQQAVDAAEAQAAGILRDAEAQVKAMQAEHEQKLSAEMLSIRDTARTQAQSDAAQTRARAEGKLAQAVDTIMRAVLP; encoded by the coding sequence TTGGACGTCTCAAGTCGAGTCTTAAGTGAGCTGGCCAGCCGTGAAGCGGCGCTGGACGCGCAGATCGAAGCGGCGCGCACCCAGGCGCAGCAGGCCGTGGACGCTGCCGAGGCGCAGGCCGCCGGCATCCTGCGGGATGCAGAAGCTCAGGTCAAGGCCATGCAGGCCGAGCACGAGCAGAAGCTCTCGGCAGAGATGCTGTCGATCCGTGACACGGCCCGCACCCAGGCGCAGTCGGACGCCGCGCAGACCCGCGCGCGCGCCGAGGGCAAGCTGGCGCAGGCCGTGGACACGATCATGAGGGCGGTGCTCCCGTGA
- a CDS encoding ammonium transporter, protein MNLRTALALLPLLGASALAQTEAPTLNTGDTAWMLVASALVLLMTPGLAFFYGGLSRTQSVLNTMMMSVVSIGLVGVLWLLAGYSIAFGPGGGDLVGTLVNAGLSGLSNGLTGTIPTYVFAAFQAMFAIIAMALISGAVIERMRFGAFLLFGGLWSLLIYSPLAHWVWSSDGWLFKLGALDFAGGTVIHIAAGVSGLVAATVLGARLGYPRAVHIPHNVPFVLLGAGLLWFGWMGFNAGSALAANQTAALAFLTTLVAPAAAMLTWLGLESMRAGKPTAVGAATGLVVGLVAITPACAFVSPAAAVLVGVLGAAASFGAVQLKHRLGADDALDVFACHGVAGIVGAVLTGALAWTTGAGRPVGEQLLIQLLGVGAAVAYTGVGSFVLLKLVGLVTPLRVPASQEVAGMDVSAHSEQGYSDSETGLGAPVFVGGD, encoded by the coding sequence ATGAACCTGAGAACTGCTCTTGCCCTGCTGCCCCTCCTGGGGGCCAGCGCCCTGGCGCAAACCGAAGCGCCGACCCTGAACACCGGCGACACCGCCTGGATGCTGGTGGCCTCGGCGCTGGTGCTCTTGATGACGCCGGGCCTGGCCTTTTTCTACGGGGGCCTCAGCCGCACCCAGAGCGTGCTGAACACCATGATGATGAGTGTGGTGTCCATTGGCCTGGTGGGCGTGCTGTGGCTGCTGGCCGGCTACTCCATCGCTTTTGGGCCCGGCGGCGGCGACTTGGTGGGCACCCTGGTCAACGCCGGGCTGTCGGGCCTGAGTAATGGCCTGACCGGCACCATTCCCACCTACGTCTTTGCGGCGTTTCAGGCCATGTTCGCCATCATTGCCATGGCGCTCATCAGCGGCGCCGTGATCGAGCGCATGCGCTTTGGGGCCTTCCTGCTGTTTGGGGGCCTCTGGAGCCTGCTGATTTACTCGCCGCTGGCCCACTGGGTCTGGAGCAGTGACGGCTGGCTGTTCAAGCTGGGCGCCCTGGATTTCGCGGGCGGCACCGTTATTCACATTGCCGCCGGGGTCAGTGGGCTGGTGGCCGCCACGGTGCTGGGCGCCCGCCTGGGCTACCCCAGGGCCGTGCACATTCCCCACAACGTGCCGTTCGTGCTGCTGGGCGCGGGCCTGCTGTGGTTCGGCTGGATGGGCTTTAACGCGGGCAGCGCCCTGGCAGCCAATCAGACGGCCGCCCTGGCCTTTCTCACGACCCTTGTGGCCCCCGCCGCCGCCATGCTGACCTGGCTGGGCCTGGAAAGCATGCGCGCCGGCAAACCCACCGCCGTGGGCGCCGCCACCGGCCTGGTTGTGGGCCTTGTCGCCATTACCCCCGCCTGCGCCTTTGTCAGCCCCGCCGCCGCCGTGCTGGTGGGCGTGCTGGGCGCCGCCGCCAGTTTCGGTGCCGTGCAGCTCAAGCACCGCCTGGGCGCCGACGACGCGCTGGACGTCTTTGCCTGCCACGGGGTCGCCGGGATCGTGGGCGCTGTCCTGACGGGCGCCCTGGCCTGGACCACCGGGGCCGGTAGGCCCGTGGGCGAGCAGCTGCTGATTCAGTTGCTGGGTGTGGGCGCCGCCGTGGCCTACACCGGGGTCGGCTCGTTCGTGCTACTCAAACTGGTGGGTCTGGTGACCCCGCTGCGCGTGCCGGCCAGTCAGGAGGTTGCCGGCATGGATGTCAGCGCCCACAGCGAGCAGGGCTACTCGGACAGTGAAACCGGCCTGGGTGCCCCCGTGTTCGTGGGCGGCGACTGA
- a CDS encoding P-II family nitrogen regulator — protein sequence MKMVTAVIRPERVQQVKEALFQAGISGITLSRVSGHGGEQEVIEHYRGTRVMVEFRDKVEIRMAVSEPFVEAAIQAICKGARTGEVGDGKIFVQPLEQVYRIRTGERDAAALTPVTETRLSPA from the coding sequence ATGAAAATGGTCACGGCGGTCATCAGGCCCGAACGGGTCCAGCAGGTCAAAGAGGCGCTGTTTCAGGCGGGCATCAGCGGCATCACGCTGTCGCGCGTCAGTGGACACGGCGGCGAACAGGAGGTCATCGAGCATTACCGGGGCACCCGCGTGATGGTCGAGTTCCGCGACAAGGTCGAAATTCGCATGGCCGTCAGCGAGCCATTTGTCGAGGCCGCCATCCAGGCCATCTGTAAAGGCGCCCGCACCGGCGAGGTCGGTGACGGCAAGATTTTCGTTCAGCCGCTGGAGCAGGTGTACCGCATCCGCACCGGCGAGCGCGACGCCGCCGCCCTGACCCCCGTGACCGAAACCCGGCTGAGCCCCGCCTGA
- a CDS encoding DUF4126 domain-containing protein, producing MELLSGLLSSLGLSGAAGLNAYIPLLLVGLLSRFGVMDLAAPFDLLGNTWVLLGVAVIGALDFVGDKIPGVDHALHLLGGVVNTAAGAVLFAAQTGVADVPPALSMALGLLVAGGVHATRTAARPVATATTGGLANPVVSGLEDGTSLLLSVLAVFVPLLAVILLVALVVVAYRFWTRMRRRPRPI from the coding sequence ATGGAACTCCTCTCTGGGCTGCTGTCCTCGCTGGGCCTGTCGGGTGCGGCGGGCCTGAACGCCTATATTCCGCTGCTGCTGGTGGGGCTGCTCTCCCGGTTTGGGGTCATGGACCTGGCGGCTCCCTTTGACCTGCTGGGCAACACCTGGGTGCTGCTGGGGGTGGCGGTGATTGGCGCCCTGGACTTCGTGGGCGACAAGATTCCGGGGGTGGACCACGCGCTGCATCTGCTGGGCGGCGTGGTGAACACGGCGGCGGGCGCTGTCCTGTTTGCCGCCCAGACCGGCGTGGCCGATGTGCCCCCGGCGCTCAGCATGGCGCTGGGACTGCTGGTGGCGGGCGGCGTTCATGCCACGCGCACAGCGGCGCGTCCAGTCGCCACCGCCACGACGGGCGGCCTGGCCAACCCGGTGGTCAGTGGCCTGGAGGACGGCACCAGTCTGCTGCTGAGCGTGCTGGCCGTCTTCGTGCCGCTGCTGGCCGTCATCTTGCTCGTGGCGTTGGTGGTCGTGGCCTACCGCTTCTGGACCCGAATGCGCAGGCGCCCGCGACCGATCTGA
- a CDS encoding M42 family metallopeptidase, with the protein MPQPKKKANKTAQPEQTPAQPLPELRLDVLMTLSDLPGVPGQEDAVRDFVLRELDGLADEVRVDALGNVIARRAARPAAEGQVPERVMVSAHMDEIGFLVRFIDDQGFLRVQALGGFDTRNLFARNVTVHARGGALPGLLTPGGKPVHIASPEERKKIPEVKEFFIDLGLSADEVRAQVRVGDMVTLDQTARRVGRLVCGKAMDDRASVFLLLETLRALKGAPPRHEVIAVFSTQEEVGLRGAITAAYGVQPTVGIGLDVTLAVDTPGVAPDEAVTRLGEGIGIKVFDSTMISHRKLVDEFWDLAQAQGIPAQLEVLALGGTDGAAIQRSRGGVPTLTLSLPTRYIHTVVEAVHTDDLAAGRALLLAYLG; encoded by the coding sequence GTGCCACAACCGAAAAAGAAGGCGAACAAGACCGCCCAGCCGGAACAGACCCCGGCCCAGCCTCTGCCTGAACTGCGCCTGGACGTGCTGATGACGCTGTCTGACTTGCCCGGCGTTCCCGGTCAGGAGGACGCGGTGCGCGACTTTGTGCTGCGCGAACTGGACGGCCTGGCCGACGAGGTGCGGGTCGACGCCCTGGGCAACGTCATCGCCCGCCGCGCCGCCCGGCCCGCCGCAGAAGGCCAGGTGCCCGAGCGCGTCATGGTCTCGGCCCACATGGACGAGATCGGGTTTCTGGTGCGGTTTATTGACGATCAGGGCTTCTTGCGCGTGCAGGCCCTGGGCGGCTTTGACACCCGTAACCTCTTTGCCCGGAACGTCACCGTCCATGCGCGGGGCGGCGCGCTGCCCGGCCTGCTGACGCCGGGCGGCAAGCCGGTGCATATCGCCAGCCCTGAGGAACGCAAAAAGATTCCCGAGGTCAAGGAGTTCTTCATTGACCTCGGCCTCAGCGCCGATGAGGTCCGCGCCCAGGTGCGGGTGGGCGACATGGTGACCCTCGACCAGACCGCCCGCCGCGTGGGGCGCCTGGTCTGCGGCAAGGCGATGGACGACCGCGCCAGCGTCTTTCTGCTGCTCGAAACCCTGCGCGCCCTGAAAGGCGCCCCTCCCCGGCACGAGGTGATCGCGGTGTTCAGCACCCAGGAAGAGGTGGGCCTGCGCGGCGCCATCACGGCGGCGTATGGCGTGCAGCCCACGGTGGGCATTGGCCTGGACGTCACCCTGGCGGTGGACACCCCTGGCGTGGCCCCCGACGAGGCGGTGACCCGGCTGGGCGAAGGCATCGGCATCAAGGTGTTTGACTCCACCATGATTTCCCACCGGAAATTGGTTGATGAGTTCTGGGATCTGGCGCAGGCCCAGGGCATTCCCGCTCAGCTTGAAGTGCTGGCGCTGGGCGGCACCGACGGCGCGGCCATTCAGCGCAGCAGAGGCGGCGTGCCTACCCTGACCCTCAGCCTCCCCACGCGCTATATCCACACGGTGGTCGAGGCCGTCCACACCGACGACCTCGCTGCTGGGCGCGCGCTGCTGCTGGCGTACCTGGGCTAG
- the pth gene encoding aminoacyl-tRNA hydrolase: MKLMAALGNPGSGYAQTRHNVGWLVADELVRRTGTAWRKEGKDAEVAELRLGPAPGVKVLLVKPQTFMNAAGKAVVPLMSFYKLEGPDLLVLQDDLDSPFGLLKVRLGGRHGGQNGLRDIIRLLGHEDFARLKIGISRPPAGWAVSDWVLSKWREDEAAPLAELVRLGANAAETWAASGLAEAQQAYNSTDLRPKPPAPAPSPAHTEPRATTEKEGEQDRPAGTDPGPASA; encoded by the coding sequence TTGAAGCTGATGGCCGCGCTGGGCAATCCGGGCAGCGGGTACGCCCAGACCCGGCACAACGTGGGCTGGCTGGTGGCTGACGAACTGGTCCGCCGCACCGGAACCGCCTGGCGCAAAGAAGGCAAGGACGCCGAGGTCGCCGAGCTTCGCCTGGGGCCAGCGCCCGGCGTCAAGGTGCTGCTGGTCAAGCCGCAGACCTTTATGAACGCGGCGGGGAAGGCCGTGGTGCCGCTGATGTCGTTTTACAAACTGGAGGGCCCCGACCTGCTGGTGCTGCAAGACGACCTCGACAGCCCCTTTGGGCTCCTGAAGGTGCGGCTGGGCGGGCGGCACGGGGGGCAAAACGGCCTGCGCGACATCATCCGGCTGCTGGGCCACGAGGACTTTGCCCGGCTGAAAATCGGGATTTCGCGCCCGCCTGCCGGCTGGGCTGTCAGCGACTGGGTGCTGAGCAAGTGGCGAGAGGACGAAGCCGCCCCCCTGGCAGAGCTGGTGCGCCTGGGGGCCAACGCCGCCGAAACCTGGGCTGCATCTGGACTGGCCGAGGCCCAGCAGGCTTACAACAGCACCGACCTGCGCCCGAAACCTCCCGCGCCTGCGCCCAGCCCGGCGCATACTGAGCCCCGTGCCACAACCGAAAAAGAAGGCGAACAAGACCGCCCAGCCGGAACAGACCCCGGCCCAGCCTCTGCCTGA
- a CDS encoding DUF427 domain-containing protein, whose product MPPRPIPPGPGQESVWAYPRPPRLESTPRRLQVWLGGVLVADTTAGFRVLETSHPPTYYLPRAAFVAGLLSPAPGRSVCEWKGEASYWTLSAGSRTEVAAGWSYERPTLVFAALAGAVAVYAGRMDECRVDGVPALPQPGGFYGGWITPDVVGPFKGEPGTWGW is encoded by the coding sequence ATGCCGCCTCGCCCCATCCCGCCTGGCCCAGGCCAGGAAAGTGTCTGGGCCTACCCGCGCCCGCCCCGTCTGGAAAGCACGCCCCGCCGCTTGCAGGTCTGGCTGGGCGGCGTGCTGGTGGCCGACACCACCGCCGGCTTTCGCGTGCTGGAAACCAGCCATCCGCCCACCTACTACCTGCCCCGCGCGGCCTTTGTGGCCGGCCTGCTGTCACCCGCGCCGGGCCGCAGCGTCTGCGAGTGGAAGGGCGAAGCCTCGTACTGGACGCTGAGCGCCGGGAGCCGCACCGAGGTTGCGGCGGGCTGGAGTTACGAGCGGCCTACGCTCGTTTTTGCCGCGCTGGCCGGCGCCGTGGCGGTGTATGCCGGGCGCATGGACGAATGCCGGGTGGATGGCGTGCCTGCCTTGCCGCAGCCGGGCGGCTTTTACGGCGGCTGGATCACGCCGGACGTGGTGGGGCCGTTCAAAGGGGAGCCGGGAACATGGGGCTGGTAG
- a CDS encoding alpha-hydroxy acid oxidase, whose protein sequence is MPLPDAPLTLDTAINLADIEALGRAQLDRNALEYYESGANDALTLRENRAAYHRLRLRPRVLVDVSQIDTRTEVLGLPLQSPIGIAPSAFHGLAHPDAELATARAAAAAGSVMTLSTFSNTSIEEVGAAAAGRLWFQLYLCADRQLSRDVIARAEAAGARALVFTVDAPYLGRREANERHRFALPPHLHAPNVGTRETLAQVETDTGSQLANYFQNLVDKTFTWDDLAWLRAQTRLPMVLKGILTAEDAALAAEHGCHVWVSNHGGRQLDSAVSSLEALPEVVDAVAGRTEVYLDGGVTRGTDVLKAVALGARAVFLGRAALWGLAAGGEAGVARTLALLHDEFRLALALCGKPTVAALGPEVVRR, encoded by the coding sequence ATGCCTCTGCCCGACGCGCCGCTGACCCTGGACACCGCCATCAATCTGGCCGACATCGAAGCGTTGGGCCGCGCCCAGCTGGACCGCAACGCGCTGGAATACTACGAGAGCGGCGCCAACGACGCACTGACCCTGCGCGAGAACCGCGCCGCCTACCACCGGCTGCGGCTGCGCCCGCGCGTGCTGGTGGACGTGTCTCAGATTGACACCCGCACCGAGGTGCTGGGCCTGCCGCTGCAAAGCCCCATCGGCATTGCGCCCAGCGCCTTTCACGGCCTGGCGCACCCAGACGCCGAACTGGCCACCGCCCGCGCTGCGGCGGCGGCTGGCAGCGTCATGACCCTCAGCACCTTTTCCAACACGTCCATTGAAGAGGTGGGCGCGGCGGCGGCCGGACGGCTGTGGTTTCAGCTGTACCTGTGCGCTGACCGCCAGCTCAGCCGCGACGTGATTGCGCGGGCCGAGGCGGCGGGCGCCCGCGCCCTGGTGTTTACCGTGGACGCTCCCTACCTGGGCCGGCGCGAGGCGAACGAACGTCACCGCTTTGCCCTGCCGCCTCACCTACACGCGCCCAACGTGGGCACCCGCGAAACGCTGGCACAGGTAGAAACCGACACAGGCTCTCAGCTGGCCAACTATTTTCAGAATCTGGTGGACAAGACCTTTACCTGGGACGACCTGGCCTGGCTGCGTGCCCAGACCCGCCTGCCGATGGTGCTGAAAGGCATTCTGACGGCCGAGGACGCCGCGCTGGCGGCTGAGCACGGCTGCCACGTCTGGGTCAGCAACCACGGGGGGCGGCAGCTGGACAGCGCGGTCAGCAGCCTGGAGGCCCTGCCGGAAGTGGTGGACGCCGTGGCGGGCCGCACCGAGGTTTACTTGGACGGCGGCGTCACGCGCGGCACCGATGTCCTGAAGGCGGTGGCGCTCGGCGCCCGCGCGGTGTTTCTGGGCCGGGCGGCGCTGTGGGGCCTGGCGGCCGGCGGCGAGGCCGGGGTGGCCCGCACCCTGGCGCTGCTGCACGACGAATTCCGGCTGGCCCTGGCGCTGTGCGGCAAGCCAACTGTGGCCGCGCTGGGGCCAGAGGTGGTGCGGAGGTAA